The window TCGCCTGGCGGGAAGAGGCAGACCACTTGCTCGCGTACCGGTTCGTGGATCGGGAAACGAAGTGCGTCGGCGTGATCGATACCGCCACCGGAGAACTCCTCTGGCGAACCCGATCCGACGCCTCGTCGCACTCGCCGGTGTGGCTTGGCGACGGACGACTGTGCTTCGAGCGCCGCCGCGAGTACGGCGTCATCCGGGAGTTCGTCGCCGTCGACGTCCCATCCGGAACGGAGACGGTACTCTTCCGAGAGGAGGACAACGAAACAGGAGCGCTCTCGAGTGGCTCGCCCCAGGTGTCTCCCGACGGAACCAGACTCGCCGCGGCACTCCCGATCGACGGCTACGAACACGTCCACGTGATCGACGTTGAGAGTGGCGAGCGGACGCAACTCACCGAGGGATCGTTCGAAGACAAGGGACTCGCGGACGACTCGCCGCGGTGGATCGACAACCGGCGGCTCGTCTTCGCCTCCAACCGCAGGGAGTCGGGACAGCGACAGCTCTACTCGGTGACGCTCGAGGGGACGGTCACGCCACTGGTCGAGACCGTCGGGACGAACGTCGAACCGCGCCCCTCACCCGACGGGACGCGGCTCGCCTACCTCCACTCGAGTCGCGATCGATCGACCGAAATTCGCGTTCGGGCGCTCGATAACCGCGAACCTGGCACGTCCCGCGTCACGCAATCCGGCGTCGAGACGTGGCCGACGCCGCCGATCGAACCCGAACGAATCACGTTCGAGAGCGACGAGTTGGGAATCGACGGCTACCTGCTCGATCCCCGCCGAGGCGAGTCGATTCCCGACGACGCGACGACACTCCCGGGGGTCGTGTACGTCCACGGTGGGCCGATGCGCCAGATGCGCGACGGGTTCCACCCCGACCGGTCGTACGGCCTCGCGTACGCGATCCAGCAATACCTCGCCTCGGAAGGGTACGTTGGCTTGCTCGTGAACTATCGCGGCGGCATCGGGTACGGCCGGGCGTTCAGAGGCGCGATCAGCGGGAATCGGGGTAGAGTCGAGATGGGCGATATCGTTCGTGCCGCTGAGTTCCTGTGCGACCTCGAGTACACGAGCGATTCGGTCGGGCTCTGGGGCCTCTCCTACGGTGGGTACGCGGCCCTGCAACTCCCCGGAACCCATCCCGGAGTGTTCGACGTGACCGTCAACCTCGCCGGCCTCGCCGACATGGAGAACTACCACGAGTGGGCCACCGAAACGAAGTATCCCGCGATCGGCTCGGCAGCCACCACCGTGATGGGCCGCCCACTCGAGGCGAAAGAGCGCTGGGACGACGCCAGCCCTGCCACGCACATGGATCGGTACGAAACGCCCCTCTACAGTTTCCACGGCACCGACGACCGATACGTGAACGTCGAGCAACAGGACGTCGTCGTGGAGACGCTCCTCGACCTCGACCGGGACGTCTCGTTCGAGGCGGAGTACTACCCTGGCGAAAGTCACGTGTTCTCGAGGCGAGCGACCTGGGAGCGGACGCTCGAGAAGATCGAGACGGCGTTCGAGAGACACCTCGAGTGATACCCCTAACGCAAGGAATCCCACGACTTCAGCCGTGTTGAGGATGTCAAACTCGAGCACGCCAGGGGCTTTCAGTCTCCGTATTTCGGTTCTACCTCCAAAAATTCCGAACGGTCATGTAGCGCCACCCGAATCACAAACCCATGAAACGACTCCTCCTCATTGTGCTTGTCGTGGCGATGCTCGTTCTTGCAGGCTGTGTTGATGGGACGAGTATTGAAACCGATGACCCCACAGTACAAACAGATGATGACCTCGAGGATGCCGATTCGAACGGCGCTGAAGACGGACACGACCCAGGTGATGCTCCCGATGTCGACGGAGAGCTCGAGATTCACCATATCGACGTTGGCCAGGCCGACGCCACGCTCCTGATCGAACCCTCCGGTGAGACGATGCTCATCGACTCCGGCGACTGGCGCCAAGGAGGCTCCGACGTGATCGAGTACCTCGAGGCACAAGACGTCGATCGGATCGACCATCTCGTTGCGACCCACGGGCACGCCGACCACATTGGTGGTCACGACGGGATTATCGAGCACTACGAAACCGAACGGGACGGCATCGGCACAGCTTACGACTCTGGCGTGGCAGCCACGAGCCAGACGTACGACCGATATCTCGATGCCATCGAAGAGTACGATGTCGAACTCCTGATCGTCGAAGAGGGCGACCATATCGAGTTCGGCGAGGCGGACGTCAACGTCCACAATCCGCCGGCAGGCGACTCGGGCTCAGACCTTCACTACAACAGTGTGGCGCTTATCATCGAGTTCGGTGAATTCTCCTATCTCACCACAGGCGATGCGGAAGCCGATGCCGAGCAACGGATGGTCGACGAACACGGAGACCAACTCGAGGCAGACGCATATCAGGCGGGCCATCACGGTTCGACGACGTCCTCAACAACGCCGTTCATGGATCAAGTCACTCCGAGCGTGGCGATCATCTCGAGTGCGTACGACTCCCAGTACGGACATCCACACGACGAGGTTCTCGAGGACTACGCCGAACGAGGAATCGAGACGTACTGGACTGCGGTTCACGGCGACGTCGTACTCACGACTGACGGGAGCGATATAGCACTCGAGGTGGAACACGAGTTCTCGACTGACGCTGCAGATCTCCTCGAGGAGAAACCAGCTGACGATGACGAGACACAGGAGTTGATCACCCCACCGATTGACGTGGCTACAGCACCACTAGCGGGCTAATGACTGAGACATATACTGCGACGCTTGATCGGATCGTCGACGGACGGACAGCGGTGCTCTTACTCGAGGAGAACGGTGAAACCGTCGAACAGCTTGACGTCGACATAACGAAGCTACCGGACGAAGGACAGCACGAAGGGGCAGTTCTCGAGATCACCGTTGAAGCAAGCGAATTTTGTGAAGCCGAATACCTTCCTGACGTCACACAGTCTCGCAAAGAGAGTACACAGGAACGTCTCGATCGTCTTTCAAACCGATTGTCCGATCGGACAAGGGACTGATTCGACATGCAGGACTCGAGTACGTCACGGCTTTCACTCTTAGCTTATGACTGGCTTTGAATCATATCCACGAAACGCTTTTGCGTATGAGTACCCATACACAATATATGAGTAAGAACATAGCAATTTCCGATGACGTCTATCGCGAACTCAAACGCGAGAAGGGAGACCGCAGCTTCAGCGACGTCATCAGGGATCATCTTGAGGAGCGCCGCCAGCTCGCCGACATTACGGGCGCAGGCGTCCTCGACCGAGAGACGTACGACGACGTCAAAGACGATATCGGGCGGTTGAGCCGCGGTACGCTCGAGAATCTCGACAATGAAACTTTGTGACACGTCGGTGCTCGTCGATATCGACCGCGGCGGGGTCACCAACCAGGTCGCTAAACTCGATGATGAGGGGCGCCACGCGATCAGTGCGGTCACGGTCACCGAACTGCGCCTCGGTGTGAACAAGCGATACGCGGATAGTGGGACACGACAAGACGCACTCGAGGATCTCGGGCGGCTACTTGCGCGGTTCGAGATTGTCGACGTCGATCGTGCGGTCGCGACCGCTGCCGCTGAAATCATCAGCGAGCTCCAACATCAAGGCACGCCACTACACGACCTCCACGACGTTTACATCGGGGCAACGGCGATGGTCGAGCAGCTCCCGGTGCTGACCGGGAACGTCGACCATTTCGACCGGATGGATGGCGTGACTGTCGTCGACTGGTCGACGTTTTGATGAGTTTCATGTGAACCGCCTCGAGATCACATATTTCGAGATGGTGGGCGTCTCATCATCAAGCGAACTCCTTCGGTTTCGCTCAGTCACGCGAGAGCGTCGCTCTCTCGAATAGCCCCAAGGCACTCGGCCACTGTGAACCGCCTCGGGGTCAAGCCCCGAGGCACTCGCCTTGAACCGCCTGTAGAACTGCCCAAACCACCCGGGTGGGGTTGAAAGGGGCCGACCGGTGGGCGAAGCCCGGTCTCGCAAGCACTGCAGTCGAACGGAGTGAGACGAAGCGCACAGCGTCGGCCGCGCGAGTCGAGCGGTCGGGGGCTTTCCCTCGATACTATTCGAAAACACCTCACAAACATCAAATATTGTATCTTATCACACACTCACAAACCCAGATCAACAGAGTGTCTGTCGGTCGTTGAGACAGTTCAATGGAATCGAATAGACACTTATTACGAAGCACTCTAGTTACGGCATATTGGAGTTCCTCGAGTGAGGCGGTCTCCATCTCCTGAGTGGTGATGCAGTCTCTGTGAGTCTCCGTAGCCCAATCAAGTCAATGGCGACAGAAAAACACACCACGCCACCAGCTGTTGAATCGACTTCTTCCTCCGCGGATGTAGATGCAGATGAGGATGCGCTTTCAGAATCGGCGTCACATACCGAATCGGATACGATCGAAGCCTCGAGTACACGAGAAACGAAGCCCAGGGGCGAACCAGGGGATACGGTTGACCCACCCTCTGCGTCTGCGTCCGAACTCGAGGAACCCGAGACACGGACGTATCTCGAGATCCGACCATCGACGAAGGGACTCAATCTGTTTGCAGTCACGCAGGCAATGGAGTCACTTTACAGTCGTCTGGAAGCGGCGACGACGAGTGGGCTCTGGAATACGCTTCGAGGGAAGGCCAACGCGCCACTCGTTGAGTGGCTTCTCGTCGCCGATGGAAAATCGGATACGAGTATTCGCTATCTGGTTGGAACCACAGATGAAGCGTTTCTCGAGGAACTCGAGACGATTTGTCGAACCTGTATACCGAACTCGTATGAACTCACCAAGGTGCAGTGGCATCCACAGCATCTCGTAGACTCACTGGATACAGTCCCGGATCGCTCGAGTCCGAATTCACAATCAATACACCCAGATCCAGATTCAGATCCAGATCCAGATTCAGTGTCAGACTCGAGTTCTCACTCACGCTTACACTCGTCTTCGACCTCGATCTCGAACTCAGATTCCCCTCCGCACGTAAATCCACAACCAGACTCAGCCAGCGAACCACCGTACGTTGCAGGGGTAGAATACCGTGGGAAAGCACACTTAGCCCGTGATTGGCTCACCTCGTTTCGATCGTTCGAAGCGGTGCTTCCCCCGACAACAACCCACCCTGAACAACACACCCATGAGTCACATCGCGTTCCACTGGCGACGCTCATAGAGACGATGTGTGAGGTAGACGTCCCCCTCATCTACCAGGTGGTGTGTCGCCCAGCAGGATCCCTCCAGGCAGCGGCCGATTCCTATCAGATCGAACTCGAGGGCGGGATCGTCACGACAGGGGACAAGATCGCCGATTTCATGTTTTCAAGCACGGAGCCCAGAGATCCCGATTCGATCGAACCCACACCGGCCTATAGAGATCGCCTCGAGTCACTCGCGCATCGAGATCACCGACATCCCTTTCAGGTATCGATCCGAGCGGTTGCACTCTCGAGGAAGAATCCACAGCGAGCAAACGAGGCAGCACACCATCTTTCAGGTGCGTTCGATCACCTGAGTGGCCCATTTCACGAGATTCGTGGTCACGTCGTAACCGATGACGACCTCCACAACCAATCTCTCCCGCCAGGGAGTCACCTCTTTGAGAAACTCAGAGATCGGGTGTGTGATGAACTGACCTACGACGCGCTGAGGAATCGACCGCCATGGAGAGCACACGAGAGTGCTGGGCTGGTAATGTCCGTCGAGGAACTCCCTGCAGTCTGCCTACTCGACGGCGTCGGATTGACCGCACATGGCCAACGGGCACTTGAGGCACGCCACTCAGAGCGAACGGGGCTCCCACTTCCATCGCCAGAGGCACTGGAGCGATATTCGGGAGCTGGACAAGCACTGTGTCTCCCACTGACTGATGATCGACAACCTCACTCTCAGCCCTTCGTTTTGCGACCCGCTCTCCAGGATCGCCATCTGTTCGTTATTGGGGACACTGGCTCGGGGAAGTCGGTGCTCACCACCACCGCACTCCTTTCGAATATAGAGGC of the Natronosalvus vescus genome contains:
- a CDS encoding antitoxin VapB family protein yields the protein MSKNIAISDDVYRELKREKGDRSFSDVIRDHLEERRQLADITGAGVLDRETYDDVKDDIGRLSRGTLENLDNETL
- a CDS encoding DUF3006 domain-containing protein yields the protein MTETYTATLDRIVDGRTAVLLLEENGETVEQLDVDITKLPDEGQHEGAVLEITVEASEFCEAEYLPDVTQSRKESTQERLDRLSNRLSDRTRD
- a CDS encoding type II toxin-antitoxin system VapC family toxin gives rise to the protein MKLCDTSVLVDIDRGGVTNQVAKLDDEGRHAISAVTVTELRLGVNKRYADSGTRQDALEDLGRLLARFEIVDVDRAVATAAAEIISELQHQGTPLHDLHDVYIGATAMVEQLPVLTGNVDHFDRMDGVTVVDWSTF
- a CDS encoding S9 family peptidase, with the protein product MLTIDDVLGLEWPGTPEWSADSTFLAATMYEDDGNALLVTQPETADDVDVEPWRVRPKGGHVTEFAWSPTDPRLVCATDDGLTALVDPTERTVSELAHSPDGDASLTWSPDGTRVAFYRDGRPRIRSLEDGTERGFDVPARGSYLGESRAFAWREEADHLLAYRFVDRETKCVGVIDTATGELLWRTRSDASSHSPVWLGDGRLCFERRREYGVIREFVAVDVPSGTETVLFREEDNETGALSSGSPQVSPDGTRLAAALPIDGYEHVHVIDVESGERTQLTEGSFEDKGLADDSPRWIDNRRLVFASNRRESGQRQLYSVTLEGTVTPLVETVGTNVEPRPSPDGTRLAYLHSSRDRSTEIRVRALDNREPGTSRVTQSGVETWPTPPIEPERITFESDELGIDGYLLDPRRGESIPDDATTLPGVVYVHGGPMRQMRDGFHPDRSYGLAYAIQQYLASEGYVGLLVNYRGGIGYGRAFRGAISGNRGRVEMGDIVRAAEFLCDLEYTSDSVGLWGLSYGGYAALQLPGTHPGVFDVTVNLAGLADMENYHEWATETKYPAIGSAATTVMGRPLEAKERWDDASPATHMDRYETPLYSFHGTDDRYVNVEQQDVVVETLLDLDRDVSFEAEYYPGESHVFSRRATWERTLEKIETAFERHLE
- a CDS encoding ComEC/Rec2 family competence protein, producing the protein MKRLLLIVLVVAMLVLAGCVDGTSIETDDPTVQTDDDLEDADSNGAEDGHDPGDAPDVDGELEIHHIDVGQADATLLIEPSGETMLIDSGDWRQGGSDVIEYLEAQDVDRIDHLVATHGHADHIGGHDGIIEHYETERDGIGTAYDSGVAATSQTYDRYLDAIEEYDVELLIVEEGDHIEFGEADVNVHNPPAGDSGSDLHYNSVALIIEFGEFSYLTTGDAEADAEQRMVDEHGDQLEADAYQAGHHGSTTSSTTPFMDQVTPSVAIISSAYDSQYGHPHDEVLEDYAERGIETYWTAVHGDVVLTTDGSDIALEVEHEFSTDAADLLEEKPADDDETQELITPPIDVATAPLAG